The DNA segment GTACCTCGGACGGGACTTGAACCCGTACATCCTTACGGACACAGGATTTTAAGTCCTGCGTGTCTACCAATTCCACCACCAAGGCAAAGTGGAGAGCGAAAAACGGGATTCGAACCCGCGACCCCGACCTTGGCAAGGTCGTGCTCTACCAGCTGAGCTATTTTCGCGTATGTTTTTTTTTAATAAAAAACACTTCTAAAAAAGTGCGGATGAAGGGACTCGAACCCCCACGCCTCACAGCACCAGATCCTAAGTCTGGCATGGCTACCAATTACATCACATCCGCGAATGAACACTGTTCTTTTTTTGATGAGTGCAAATATAAATACTTTTTTCCTTCTAAACCAACTATTTTTTTTAAAATTTTAAATTTATCGAAAATAGACCCAGAACTTTCTTTTTATCTTCATTTTTATTACTTTTACCCCATTAACGAATTTACAACATGGAATTACAAGGAACAGTAAAGAAAATATCTGAAGTTCAGACATTTGCAAGCGGATTTCAAAAGAGAGAAATGGTCCTAATGACCGAAGAGCAGTATCCACAACCTATTAATATTGAATTTTTACAGGAAAAAGGAGATTTACTAAATCCACTTAAAGAAGGAGATAAAGTGAAAGTTTCTATCAATTTAAGAGGTAGAGAGTGGACTTCACCCCAAGGAGAAGTGAAATATTTCAACTCAATTACGGGGTGGAGAGTAGATAATTTAGGTTCAGGAGGATTCGAGCCTACTGAAGCAGCGCCAGCAAGTTCGGCAGCAGCGCCAGCACAAGGTGCTAATGTTTTTGAAGAGGACGAAGATGATTTGCCTTTCTAAATATTAAATTTTAAATATTATAAATCCTGCTCATTCAGCAGGATTTAAT comes from the Chryseobacterium sp. SNU WT5 genome and includes:
- a CDS encoding DUF3127 domain-containing protein encodes the protein MELQGTVKKISEVQTFASGFQKREMVLMTEEQYPQPINIEFLQEKGDLLNPLKEGDKVKVSINLRGREWTSPQGEVKYFNSITGWRVDNLGSGGFEPTEAAPASSAAAPAQGANVFEEDEDDLPF